A window of the Sporosarcina sp. FSL K6-2383 genome harbors these coding sequences:
- a CDS encoding carboxylesterase, translating to MRISQPKPFFIETGKRAVLLLHGFTGTSADVRMLGRFLEKKGYTSLAPHYKGHGVPPEELIRTGPAEWWQDVLAGYNQLKEAGYDEIAVAGLSLGGVFSLKLGYNMPVKGIVTMCAPMTMKTTDIMYEGVLAYAREYKKYEGKDEQQIEEELEALQQQSMPTLAELRALVYDVREHIDHIYAPLFVTQGSLDTVIDPGSANVIFDNTESDDKQLKWYKQSGHVITLGPEKVQLHEDIFEFLESLDWHV from the coding sequence ATGCGAATATCTCAACCAAAACCATTTTTTATAGAAACAGGCAAGCGTGCAGTTTTGCTATTGCACGGATTCACGGGTACTTCAGCGGACGTGCGGATGCTTGGTCGCTTCCTGGAGAAGAAAGGCTATACATCGCTCGCTCCTCATTACAAAGGGCATGGTGTACCTCCAGAGGAATTGATTCGAACTGGACCTGCTGAGTGGTGGCAAGACGTCCTCGCAGGGTATAATCAATTAAAAGAGGCTGGCTACGATGAGATTGCAGTGGCAGGTTTATCGCTTGGTGGCGTATTTTCGTTGAAATTAGGGTATAACATGCCTGTGAAGGGGATTGTCACAATGTGTGCGCCTATGACGATGAAAACGACGGATATCATGTACGAGGGTGTCCTAGCGTACGCGCGGGAATACAAGAAGTATGAAGGAAAAGATGAGCAGCAAATCGAAGAGGAATTAGAAGCCCTTCAGCAACAGTCCATGCCAACATTGGCGGAGCTGCGAGCACTGGTTTATGATGTTCGCGAGCATATCGATCACATCTATGCGCCACTATTCGTAACGCAAGGATCATTGGATACTGTTATCGATCCGGGTTCAGCAAATGTTATTTTCGATAACACAGAATCCGACGACAAACAGTTAAAATGGTACAAGCAATCTGGGCATGTCATCACGCTAGGGCCTGAAAAAGTGCAACTACATGAAGATATTTTTGAATTTCTTGAATCACTGGATTGGCATGTGTGA
- the secG gene encoding preprotein translocase subunit SecG, translating into MHEVLMVLLVIVSLAMIAVVLLQSGKSAGLSGAISGGAEQLFGKQKARGLDLVLQRVTLILAILLFILAILIMKF; encoded by the coding sequence ATGCATGAAGTATTGATGGTACTACTTGTAATCGTATCGCTAGCTATGATCGCTGTCGTATTATTACAATCTGGAAAAAGTGCGGGTCTTTCAGGAGCCATCTCTGGTGGAGCTGAACAACTTTTCGGGAAACAAAAAGCGCGTGGACTTGATCTTGTTCTTCAACGGGTGACATTGATACTGGCTATCTTATTGTTTATCTTAGCCATTTTAATTATGAAATTCTAA